The Trueperaceae bacterium DNA segment AGCCCCTGGGGGAGCGAGTCGAGCCACTCCCCTCCGCCGATGCTCCTCGCCGCTGCCACGACATCTTCGTCTCTGGCAGTGGGCGAACCGTAGCTGATGTTCTCCCGGACGGTGCCGGTGAACAGGAACGGCGTCTGCTGGACGATGCCGAGGTGGCGCCGATAGCTGGCCAGGTCGAAACTGCGGATGTCGTTGCCGTCGATGAGCAGTTCACCTGCCTGGAACTCGTAGAAGCGCGCCACCAACTTGCCCAGGCTCGACTTGCCGGCGCCGGTGTGACCCACGAGCGCCACCGTCTGGCGTGCGGGGATGACCATGTCGAACCCCTTCAGCACCTGCTCCTGCGCGGTGTAGCGGAAGTCCACACCGCGGAACTCGATCCGGCCCAGCAGGTCGTCCACCCTGCGGTCGTCGTCCTGCACCACCCGCGGCTCGGCGTCCACCAGCGCGAAAACCCGCTCGCTGGCCGACAGGCCGAGCTGGAACTGCGACCAGAACGACGCGATGCTGGTGAGCGGGAACCAGAAGTAGGCGACGCTCTCGACGAAGAGGAACCACTGGCCGGCGCTGGTGTCGCCCTGCAGCACGCTGTGGCCACCGAAGTAGACGACCAGCGCGGTGCCTATGCCGGCGATGGTGGCGAGCACCGGGAAGATCCCGCTGAACACCAGACCCTGGTTCAGGTTGAGCCGGTAGGAGCGGCTGTTGATGTCCTCGAACTCCCCGAACAGCGCTCGTTCCTGACGGAACGCCTTGGCGACCGAGATACCGGTTACCGACTCCTGGATGTTGGAGTTGACGTCGGCCAGGGCGCGCCTGGCGTTGCGGGTGGTGTGGCGGGCGATGTGGCGGAAGGCCAGCGCCGCCGCGACGATCAGCGGGGCGATGGCGAGGGCGATGAGCGCCAGTTCGACGTCGATCCAGAAGAGGAGACCGACGAGGATGGCGACCTGCAGAACCTGCCCGACCAGGTTCAGAGTCAGGGTCACTACCGTGGCGAAGTCTTGCGTGTCCGAGGTCACTCGACTCACGATCTTGCCGGTCGGGAACTCGTCGTAGAACGACATGTCCCGCGCCATCACCGCATCGAAGGCGTCCCTTCGGAGGTTCAGCACCACGTTCCCCACCGCCCTCGCCGAGTAGCGCTGGCGGAAGAAGTTGAACGTCCAGGCCAGGGCTCCGGCCGCGAGCACCGCCAGCACGTAGGGCAACGCCCGCTGCCACAGCAGGCTCCCGGTCGCGCCGCTTCCCACGATCCGGTCGATGCCTCCGGCGAGCAGCACCGGCAGGGCGGCTCCGGTGATGGACGCGCACAGGATCGTCAGGCCCACGAACAGCATCATCGGCAGGTAGGGTCCGAAGTAGCTGATGATGCGGACTACGAGCTGACGGTCGCTGTAGGTGCGGTCGTAGGCCTCTCCGCTGAGGCCGTCCATGAGAAAACCCATCCACTACTCCCTGTCCCGGTGCAGACCCGGGTTCACTAGTCGTACCTCGAGAAGATGCGGCGGTAGTGGTCGTTGCGTTCGAGCAGTTCGTAGTGGCCGCCCTGATCGACCAGCTCGCCACGCTCGAGCAGGAGGATCTTGTCGGCCTTGCGGATCTGGGAGAGGCGGTGGGTGATCATCAGCGTCGTCCTTCCCTCCAGTACCTTGTTGATCGCCTTCTGGATGGCGTCCTCGGTGGCGCTGTCGATGGCGCTTGTGCTGTCGTCGAGGATGAGTATGCGCGGATCGGTGAGTAGCGCCCGGGCGATGGCGAGCCGTTGCCTCTGCCCTCCCGAGAGGGTCACGCCTCGTTCGCCGATAACGGTGTCGTAACCGTCGCTGAAGCCCATGATGAACTCATGCGCCTGAGCCGCCTTCGCTGCGGCCACCACCTGCTCCCGGGTGGCGCCGGCCAGGCCGAAGGCGATGTTATCGGCGACGGTCCGGGAGAACAGGAAGATGTCCTGCTCGATCACCGATATCTGCTGCCGCAACGACTCCAGGTGCCAGTCTCGAACGTCGACGCCGTCGATCAGCACCCGGCCCTCGCTCGCGTCGTAGCCACGGTTCACGAGTTTCACGAGGGTACTCTTGCCGGAGCCCGTCTGACCGACGATAGCTATCGTCTCGCCTGGGCTGGCCGTGAACGACACGCCCTTCAGTGCCTCCCTGGCGTCGCTATCCTCGTAACGGAAGCTCACCTGGTCGAAGACGATCTCGCCCTGGACCTCCGCTCTGTGACCCGCCGGGTTCTCGTCCAGCTCGGTCTCCTCCTTCATCAGCTCGAGGATCCGCTCGGCCCCGGCCAGGCCCAGTTGCACGAGCGAGAACGAGAATATCGACAGGTCGGCGAGGCCACGCAGCGCGCTCACCAGGCCCACGTAAGCGACCAGCTCCCCGACGCTCAGAGCGCCGTGCGAGAGGAGCCAGAGTCCGTGAGCGAAGGCGCCGGCGAACATCACGCCGAAGAGCAGGAGCGGGAGGTAGCGAGCCTGTACCTCGCCCTGCCGCACGAAGTAGTCGCGGTAGGCGGCCGCGCTGGTGGTGAACTTCCCCTTCTCCCGCTCCTCCTGGGCCGCCGACTTGACCAGTTCGATCCCGGAGATGGTCTCGTTCAGACCGGCGTTCATCACCCCGAACTGGCGGCGCATGTTGCCGGCGACCGGGTTGAGCCTGGCCATGTAGTGGCGCAAGGCGAAGACGAAGGCGACTATGAACGCCAGAGGTGCGCTCAGCAGGCGCCAGTCGAGCAGCCCGATGTAGACGAGCGGAAGGAGCATGCCGAAGACGGTGTCGCCGATGAGGGCCACACCCGGGTTCATCATCCCGTTGAGCATGCGCACGTCGTTCGCCACGCGCGCCATCACGTCGCCGACCCGCTGCCGGTTGTGGAACGTCTGGCTCTTGCCCAGCAGGCTCACGAACAGCTCTTCGCGGGCGTCGCGCTCGAGTCGCTGCCCCATCGTCTCGATCGAGAAGAACGCCGTCAGATCGAACACGACCCGCACGGCCAGGATGCCCAGCAGCAGGAGCATGATCGTGAACAACTTGCCGCCTTCAGGTTCCGGTTGGAGCACCAGATCGAAGGCGACGCCGGTCAGCCGAGGGACCGCGGCGAAGAGCGCCTGAGTGACGATGATCCCCAGGAGGAATCCGGTCGCCAGGAGCTTGTAGCGGGCTACATGAGAGAGGATCCAGCGAACCGGGGAACGCCTGTCGTACCGGTGGGCATCCTCGATCGTGAACTCGGCGTTGCCGACAGGCAGCCGGAGCGAACCGACGGTCATGGGCCCACCCCCTCCATCTCTGACTTCGTTCTGCGTTCCAAGACGATCACTCCTGCTGTTGGCTCAGTCGTCCAAGGGTCGAACCGGGCGGATGTCTCCGGCACCTAACGCCGAGGTCGACCAAGCGTTCCGGATTCTCTGTTTCGAAGGGACTGTTGCGAAGGGACTGTTGCGAAGGGACCGGCGGCGCTCTACGGACCACACCTATGGGCTCGTGCGGATCGCCTGCGCACAGAGGGATCGATCGCAGCCG contains these protein-coding regions:
- a CDS encoding ABC transporter ATP-binding protein; this translates as MTVGSLRLPVGNAEFTIEDAHRYDRRSPVRWILSHVARYKLLATGFLLGIIVTQALFAAVPRLTGVAFDLVLQPEPEGGKLFTIMLLLLGILAVRVVFDLTAFFSIETMGQRLERDAREELFVSLLGKSQTFHNRQRVGDVMARVANDVRMLNGMMNPGVALIGDTVFGMLLPLVYIGLLDWRLLSAPLAFIVAFVFALRHYMARLNPVAGNMRRQFGVMNAGLNETISGIELVKSAAQEEREKGKFTTSAAAYRDYFVRQGEVQARYLPLLLFGVMFAGAFAHGLWLLSHGALSVGELVAYVGLVSALRGLADLSIFSFSLVQLGLAGAERILELMKEETELDENPAGHRAEVQGEIVFDQVSFRYEDSDAREALKGVSFTASPGETIAIVGQTGSGKSTLVKLVNRGYDASEGRVLIDGVDVRDWHLESLRQQISVIEQDIFLFSRTVADNIAFGLAGATREQVVAAAKAAQAHEFIMGFSDGYDTVIGERGVTLSGGQRQRLAIARALLTDPRILILDDSTSAIDSATEDAIQKAINKVLEGRTTLMITHRLSQIRKADKILLLERGELVDQGGHYELLERNDHYRRIFSRYD
- a CDS encoding ABC transporter ATP-binding protein, whose protein sequence is MGFLMDGLSGEAYDRTYSDRQLVVRIISYFGPYLPMMLFVGLTILCASITGAALPVLLAGGIDRIVGSGATGSLLWQRALPYVLAVLAAGALAWTFNFFRQRYSARAVGNVVLNLRRDAFDAVMARDMSFYDEFPTGKIVSRVTSDTQDFATVVTLTLNLVGQVLQVAILVGLLFWIDVELALIALAIAPLIVAAALAFRHIARHTTRNARRALADVNSNIQESVTGISVAKAFRQERALFGEFEDINSRSYRLNLNQGLVFSGIFPVLATIAGIGTALVVYFGGHSVLQGDTSAGQWFLFVESVAYFWFPLTSIASFWSQFQLGLSASERVFALVDAEPRVVQDDDRRVDDLLGRIEFRGVDFRYTAQEQVLKGFDMVIPARQTVALVGHTGAGKSSLGKLVARFYEFQAGELLIDGNDIRSFDLASYRRHLGIVQQTPFLFTGTVRENISYGSPTARDEDVVAAARSIGGGEWLDSLPQGLDSEVGEGGRGISMGQRQLVALARVLLQDPRILILDEATASVDPLTEAQIQEGLEFVLKDRTAIVIAHRLSTIRTADRIVVLRKGKIVEEGTHEVLLEQGGSYAELYNTYFRHQSPDYDPDKRLVS